From Cyanobium sp. Tous-M-B4, the proteins below share one genomic window:
- a CDS encoding DegT/DnrJ/EryC1/StrS aminotransferase family protein, with product MQVPPFSLSEQLQGLGAALDQAVLEVLRSGQYIGGATIARFEQDFAEACRVPHAIGCNSGTDALILALRGLGIGPGDEVITASFSFFATAEAISAVGATPVFVDVEESSYLINLDQLEAAITPATRALLPVHLFGRPVDMERVCAIAERHGLKVVEDCAQATGASWAGRPVGSWGDVGCFSFFPTKNLGAAGDGGAITCRDAELAQAMRELAVHGMPRRYLHTALGYNSRLDAMQAAVLNVKLPHLPRWVERRGAIARHYREHLAALSGVALPELGPDGHSWNQFVLRVPRCAAAQACADSGVSCTPAADSASFGLPEACCRDWLKQQLQDAGVSTIIYYPIPIHRQPAYADLGYGPGSLPVTERLCTEVLSLPIFPELSGEQQQRVVEVLRTVVAQPLIVA from the coding sequence ATGCAAGTGCCCCCGTTCAGCCTTAGCGAGCAGCTTCAAGGGCTGGGAGCAGCTCTAGATCAGGCTGTGCTCGAGGTTTTGCGCAGCGGTCAATACATCGGCGGCGCCACGATCGCCCGCTTTGAGCAGGATTTTGCTGAGGCCTGTCGAGTTCCCCATGCCATCGGCTGCAACAGCGGCACCGACGCCCTAATTCTGGCCCTGCGGGGCTTGGGCATCGGTCCAGGCGATGAGGTGATCACCGCTTCCTTCAGCTTTTTCGCCACCGCCGAAGCGATCAGCGCCGTGGGCGCCACGCCGGTGTTTGTCGATGTGGAGGAGAGCAGCTACCTGATCAATCTCGATCAGTTGGAAGCGGCGATCACGCCGGCCACCCGGGCCCTGCTGCCGGTGCACCTGTTTGGGCGGCCCGTGGACATGGAGCGGGTGTGTGCCATCGCTGAGCGCCATGGCCTCAAGGTGGTCGAAGATTGTGCCCAGGCCACCGGTGCTAGCTGGGCGGGCCGGCCCGTGGGCAGCTGGGGGGATGTGGGCTGTTTCAGCTTCTTTCCCACCAAGAATCTGGGTGCCGCTGGTGATGGAGGGGCGATCACCTGCCGCGATGCCGAGCTGGCCCAGGCCATGCGGGAGCTGGCGGTGCACGGCATGCCCCGCCGCTACCTGCACACGGCTCTGGGCTACAACAGCCGCCTTGACGCCATGCAGGCGGCGGTGCTCAACGTCAAGCTGCCCCACCTGCCTCGCTGGGTTGAGCGCCGCGGTGCTATTGCCCGGCACTACCGCGAGCATTTGGCCGCCCTTTCCGGTGTGGCCTTGCCAGAGCTTGGCCCAGATGGCCATAGCTGGAACCAGTTCGTTCTGAGGGTGCCCCGGTGCGCTGCGGCCCAGGCCTGTGCTGACTCCGGTGTCTCCTGTACGCCAGCTGCCGATAGCGCCAGTTTTGGCTTGCCGGAGGCCTGCTGCCGCGACTGGCTCAAGCAGCAGCTCCAGGATGCTGGGGTCAGCACGATCATCTATTACCCAATCCCAATCCACCGCCAGCCGGCCTATGCCGATCTGGGCTACGGGCCCGGATCCCTGCCGGTCACCGAGCGTCTCTGCACTGAAGTGCTGAGCCTGCCGATCTTCCCGGAGCTCAGCGGCGAGCAGCAGCAGCGGGTGGTTGAGGTGCTGCGCACCGTGGTGGCTCAGCCCTTGATCGTGGCGTAG
- a CDS encoding FAD-binding domain-containing protein — protein sequence MRSGDSLPPGDLPRQFANRDALEATLRQLFPQAPGGLSPIQGGRRAAETALAAIDPAAYGRSRNHLDGAVTRLSPHIRHGVLSLVEVREAVFAWLERSGQPPVAAQKLINELGWRDYWQRLWRQLGDGIWRDQEPLKTGHPPERYAAALPADLLEARTGLACVDGFATELIHTGWLHNHARMWLAAYVVHWRRIQWQAGARWFLQHLLDGDPASNNLSWQWVASSFSSKPYMFNRENLERFSSGRFCRDCALAGAGCPFEASYEQLQADLFPGASPC from the coding sequence ATGCGATCGGGCGATTCTCTCCCACCCGGCGATCTGCCCCGCCAGTTCGCCAATCGCGATGCGCTGGAGGCGACCCTGCGCCAGCTGTTTCCCCAGGCCCCAGGTGGGTTGAGCCCGATTCAGGGCGGGCGCCGGGCGGCTGAAACGGCGCTAGCCGCCATCGATCCGGCCGCCTATGGCCGCAGCCGCAACCACCTCGATGGGGCGGTGACGCGCCTCTCGCCCCATATCCGCCACGGCGTGCTCAGCCTGGTGGAGGTGCGTGAGGCGGTGTTTGCCTGGCTGGAGCGCAGCGGCCAGCCGCCGGTAGCGGCCCAAAAATTAATCAACGAGCTGGGCTGGCGCGACTACTGGCAGCGGCTCTGGCGCCAGCTGGGCGATGGCATCTGGCGCGACCAGGAGCCGCTTAAGACCGGCCATCCCCCCGAGCGCTACGCCGCCGCGCTGCCGGCCGACCTGCTCGAGGCCCGCACCGGCCTGGCCTGCGTGGATGGCTTTGCCACTGAACTGATCCACACAGGCTGGCTGCACAACCACGCCCGCATGTGGCTGGCGGCCTATGTGGTGCACTGGCGGCGGATCCAGTGGCAGGCGGGTGCCCGCTGGTTTCTGCAGCATCTGCTCGATGGCGATCCGGCCAGCAACAACCTCAGCTGGCAGTGGGTGGCCTCCAGCTTCAGCAGCAAGCCCTACATGTTTAACCGGGAAAACCTGGAGCGCTTCAGCTCCGGCCGCTTTTGCCGCGACTGCGCCCTGGCTGGTGCGGGCTGCCCCTTTGAAGCCAGCTACGAGCAGTTGCAGGCAGACCTATTCCCAGGAGCCAGCCCGTGTTGA
- the fabI gene encoding enoyl-ACP reductase FabI — MLLDLRGKKALVTGIANNKSIAWGIAQQLHAAGAELGVTYLPDEKGRFEGKVRELTAPLAPSLFEPLNVQDHAQIEAVFDRVKEQWGSIDVLVHCLAFAGKEELIGDYSAISPEGFARALEVSAYSLAPLCRFAKPLFNPGASVITLSYLGAERAIPNYNVMGVAKAALEASVRYLAAELGPEKQVRVNAISAGPIRTLASSAIGGILDMIHNVEAKAPLQRTVTQEEVGSTAAFLASPLASGITGQVIYVDAGYCITGM, encoded by the coding sequence ATGCTCCTCGATCTGCGCGGCAAAAAGGCCCTGGTTACCGGCATCGCCAACAACAAGTCGATCGCCTGGGGCATCGCCCAGCAGCTGCATGCCGCCGGAGCGGAGCTGGGCGTGACCTACCTGCCAGATGAGAAGGGCCGCTTCGAGGGCAAGGTGCGCGAGCTCACCGCGCCGCTGGCACCCAGCCTGTTCGAGCCCCTCAACGTGCAGGACCACGCCCAGATCGAAGCCGTGTTCGATCGCGTCAAGGAGCAATGGGGCTCGATCGACGTGCTGGTGCACTGCCTGGCCTTCGCTGGCAAGGAGGAGCTGATCGGCGACTATTCCGCCATCAGCCCCGAGGGCTTCGCCCGGGCCCTGGAGGTGAGCGCCTACTCCCTGGCGCCCCTGTGCCGCTTCGCCAAACCCCTGTTCAACCCTGGCGCCAGCGTGATCACCCTGAGCTACCTGGGGGCCGAACGCGCCATCCCTAACTACAACGTGATGGGAGTGGCCAAGGCGGCCCTGGAGGCCTCGGTGCGCTATTTGGCGGCTGAGCTGGGCCCCGAGAAGCAGGTGCGCGTCAACGCCATCAGCGCCGGACCGATCCGCACCCTGGCCAGCAGCGCCATCGGCGGCATCCTCGACATGATCCACAACGTGGAGGCCAAAGCGCCTCTGCAGCGCACCGTGACCCAGGAGGAAGTGGGCAGCACCGCCGCCTTCCTGGCCAGCCCCCTGGCCTCCGGCATCACCGGCCAGGTGATCTATGTGGACGCCGGCTACTGCATTACGGGGATGTGA
- the hisB gene encoding imidazoleglycerol-phosphate dehydratase HisB → MRTGSIHRVTGETDVRVSLGLDGSGRCAVNTGVPFLDHMLHQISSHGLIDLEIKAVGDTHIDDHHTNEDVGIAVGQALAQALGERRGIHRFGHFLAPLDEALVQVALDCSGRPHLSYGLTIPAQKIGSYDTELVKEFFVAVANNAGLTLHIRQLDGVNSHHIVEASFKAFARALRQATELDPRRAGAVPSSKGVLERAGS, encoded by the coding sequence ATGCGCACCGGCAGCATCCACCGCGTCACCGGCGAAACAGACGTGCGCGTGAGCCTGGGGCTCGACGGCAGCGGCCGCTGCGCAGTGAATACGGGCGTGCCCTTCCTTGACCACATGCTCCACCAGATCAGCAGCCACGGCCTGATCGACCTGGAGATCAAGGCGGTGGGGGATACCCATATCGACGATCACCACACCAATGAAGACGTGGGCATTGCCGTGGGCCAGGCCCTGGCCCAGGCCCTGGGCGAGCGGCGCGGCATCCACCGCTTCGGTCACTTCCTGGCGCCGCTGGATGAGGCCCTGGTGCAGGTGGCTCTCGACTGCAGCGGCCGGCCCCACCTCAGCTACGGGCTAACGATCCCGGCCCAGAAGATCGGCAGCTACGACACCGAGCTGGTCAAGGAGTTTTTCGTGGCGGTGGCCAACAACGCCGGCCTCACCCTGCACATCCGCCAGCTGGATGGGGTGAATTCCCACCACATCGTGGAGGCCAGCTTCAAGGCGTTCGCCCGGGCGCTGCGCCAGGCGACGGAGCTCGATCCACGCCGGGCAGGTGCGGTGCCGAGCAGCAAGGGTGTGCTGGAGCGCGCTGGCAGCTGA
- a CDS encoding collagen binding domain-containing protein: MEKRNSKEKQNNPMQDLLVAWSGNQRRSSWVDQILPTVRPDTAPDTGIANSQASAAGNPRVSTDKADYAPGETAVISASGFRPGETITFAIADDPLDPGDDGDADAYAPFSITDGGEGDLDGQRNGKVTTSWQVPSDDDGSGSGTPDALNATLLLTASTSGGQIANTTFTDSGLYLVTEKSDYAPGDEALILASGFRAGSTIEFSVEVLSPGLDTIYGTTDDVIDAAATALLGETPWTVIDGSPLDLDNAIDGTVETSWFVDADAQGRTLRLTARGFGVDGLKNTADDEVAITSFTDAQGSFSKPYAHWADFPLPGDWNNNILNDNKSNYFEGEVIPHVFMYGASNNAQLVNGESYSFNVTYNYYQQNTDAGGFAYMTEYDLSRQPNVFDWATPAITPVVDSIFTNSGGITDGNGGADGGANFWTVDADITAVSGVTYTGTGTKDGVVTITFTYTGETTGNGYAAIYYGLYIAQPGEVPDQNAGTTNGAAAWSGGSLQTTVDIGGSGATSIQLAPSAIIQGEISGLKFNDLNGNGVKESGEPGLADWTIYLDDDTDTTNGNLGFVLTADGITDDLDGNGSIDPLGFYYFSVTPGTYYIYEEDRDGWVQTAPSTISYGPLVVSADTPTYLNKDFGNRIAETNVGLEGHKFHDLNGDGSWQQPGEPGLAGWTIYLDLDNDNSFDEGEPFDITADDGGWAITAELVDGTYYLREELEDGWIQSNPTTAVDGEYRIEVLNGAFTIFNGDVQVVSGDVDFGNFQQATKSGTKYEDLNANGILDDGDTALAGWTIYIDANANDTLDDGEISTITDGNGNYSFSLDPGTYTFREVLQDGWFQSGPDGGEYTETFTSGSSSTENNFFNFRQATKSGTKYNDLNGNGTRDDGEPGLEGWTIYIDANANNIFDIGETSTITDANGSYSFSLDPGTYTFQEVNQSGWVQTQGGYTETLISGEISENNNFGNWQPGVCGLTPGFWGQHLWAWDGNPTTDGQVDKQGRTLASKLVSDEVLSFEDVLIAIDSNRDNSFTELDIKGVLVGDTNLNGLWDDAANVFFTLNDAQNLINPSTNLVNADQRSKMARDVIAAQLNLQNGATADSGVKDLITGAALWLTAGEPYNSFTGKNSSLTGDVDTLIQAGEPAAGGWADTKYTNQGVFNGFAGSAVTAKMAAWQQEKSYEDCSLSASEIHETLDDFNNCLITTGIDVSTQQPLVMALAGDGNDGNYQDDRAIGTGSMTIFTDFMTVANLV, translated from the coding sequence ATGGAGAAGCGTAATTCAAAGGAAAAGCAGAACAATCCCATGCAAGATTTGTTGGTTGCATGGAGTGGCAACCAACGGCGCTCCAGCTGGGTAGATCAGATTTTGCCAACCGTCAGGCCCGACACAGCTCCTGACACGGGCATTGCGAACAGTCAGGCGTCGGCTGCCGGCAACCCAAGGGTCAGCACCGACAAGGCCGATTACGCACCTGGTGAAACAGCAGTCATCAGTGCCAGCGGCTTCAGACCAGGCGAAACGATCACCTTTGCGATTGCCGACGATCCCCTAGATCCCGGCGATGATGGCGATGCCGACGCCTATGCCCCATTCAGCATCACCGATGGTGGCGAAGGGGATCTCGACGGCCAAAGGAATGGCAAAGTAACAACCAGCTGGCAGGTGCCCAGCGATGATGATGGCAGTGGCAGCGGTACGCCGGATGCACTGAATGCCACGCTCCTACTCACTGCGAGTACCAGTGGTGGACAGATTGCGAACACAACATTCACCGATTCAGGACTTTATCTCGTTACCGAAAAAAGCGATTACGCGCCTGGAGATGAAGCCCTAATCCTGGCCTCTGGCTTCAGGGCAGGAAGCACGATTGAATTCAGCGTTGAAGTCCTCAGCCCAGGCCTCGACACAATCTACGGAACTACCGATGATGTGATTGACGCAGCAGCAACCGCTCTACTTGGAGAAACTCCTTGGACTGTGATCGACGGAAGCCCGCTCGACCTGGACAATGCTATCGATGGCACGGTTGAAACAAGCTGGTTCGTCGATGCCGACGCGCAGGGCCGCACACTCAGACTGACAGCCAGAGGATTTGGTGTCGATGGTTTAAAAAATACAGCAGACGACGAGGTGGCCATCACCTCGTTCACGGACGCGCAAGGGAGTTTCTCCAAGCCCTACGCCCACTGGGCGGATTTTCCCCTGCCCGGGGATTGGAACAACAACATTCTCAACGACAACAAATCCAACTACTTCGAAGGCGAGGTGATTCCCCATGTCTTCATGTATGGGGCTTCCAACAACGCGCAACTCGTGAATGGAGAATCCTACTCATTCAACGTTACGTACAACTACTACCAGCAAAACACCGATGCCGGCGGCTTTGCGTACATGACAGAGTACGACCTAAGCCGGCAGCCCAACGTTTTCGACTGGGCTACTCCTGCGATCACGCCAGTTGTTGACAGTATCTTCACCAACAGCGGCGGCATAACTGACGGCAACGGTGGCGCGGATGGCGGTGCGAACTTCTGGACGGTCGATGCCGACATCACCGCCGTGAGCGGTGTGACTTACACGGGTACCGGAACCAAGGATGGGGTCGTTACGATCACGTTCACCTACACAGGGGAAACGACCGGGAACGGTTATGCGGCGATCTACTACGGACTGTACATAGCCCAACCCGGCGAGGTGCCCGATCAGAATGCAGGAACGACAAACGGTGCTGCCGCCTGGAGCGGTGGCTCGCTGCAGACAACAGTCGATATCGGCGGCTCGGGCGCTACCTCGATCCAGCTGGCACCGAGCGCAATCATTCAGGGAGAGATCAGCGGCCTGAAGTTCAACGACCTAAATGGCAACGGTGTCAAGGAGAGCGGCGAACCAGGCCTTGCGGACTGGACGATCTACCTTGATGACGACACAGACACGACTAACGGCAACCTTGGCTTTGTCCTGACTGCTGATGGAATCACCGACGATCTAGATGGCAACGGCTCAATCGATCCGTTGGGCTTCTACTACTTCTCGGTGACACCCGGCACGTACTACATTTACGAAGAGGATCGGGACGGCTGGGTTCAAACAGCCCCATCAACGATCTCCTACGGACCGCTGGTTGTCAGTGCCGATACGCCAACGTATCTGAACAAGGACTTCGGCAACCGGATCGCAGAAACCAATGTAGGACTGGAAGGCCATAAGTTTCACGACCTGAATGGCGACGGAAGTTGGCAACAACCTGGCGAACCTGGGTTGGCAGGTTGGACGATTTATCTAGACCTTGACAATGACAACTCATTTGACGAAGGCGAGCCCTTTGATATCACCGCTGATGACGGAGGCTGGGCGATCACAGCCGAGCTGGTAGATGGCACTTACTACCTGCGAGAAGAGCTTGAAGACGGATGGATTCAGAGCAACCCCACCACCGCTGTCGACGGGGAGTACAGAATTGAGGTGCTCAATGGAGCATTCACAATATTCAACGGTGACGTCCAGGTTGTTAGTGGAGATGTTGACTTTGGCAACTTCCAACAAGCAACCAAGTCCGGTACCAAGTACGAGGACCTGAATGCCAATGGCATCCTCGATGACGGTGATACCGCTCTCGCTGGCTGGACCATCTACATCGATGCCAACGCCAACGACACTCTCGATGACGGTGAAATCTCCACCATCACCGACGGCAACGGCAACTACTCCTTCTCTCTTGATCCCGGCACCTACACCTTCCGGGAAGTCCTCCAGGACGGCTGGTTCCAGTCCGGTCCTGATGGCGGTGAATACACCGAAACCTTCACGTCCGGTTCTTCCTCCACTGAAAATAACTTCTTCAACTTCAGGCAAGCAACCAAGTCCGGTACCAAGTACAATGATCTCAACGGAAACGGCACTCGAGACGATGGCGAGCCTGGCCTAGAAGGTTGGACCATTTACATCGATGCCAACGCTAACAACATCTTCGATATAGGTGAGACGTCGACCATCACCGACGCGAACGGCAGCTACTCCTTCTCTCTTGATCCAGGCACCTATACCTTCCAAGAAGTCAACCAAAGTGGCTGGGTTCAAACTCAAGGTGGCTACACGGAAACCCTGATCTCCGGAGAAATTTCTGAAAACAACAATTTCGGCAACTGGCAGCCTGGAGTATGCGGATTGACCCCAGGCTTCTGGGGTCAACACCTATGGGCATGGGATGGCAATCCCACTACAGACGGCCAAGTGGATAAGCAAGGGCGAACTCTGGCCTCGAAACTCGTCAGTGATGAAGTTCTGAGCTTCGAGGATGTTCTCATTGCCATTGACAGCAATAGAGACAATAGCTTCACCGAGTTGGACATCAAAGGCGTTTTGGTCGGAGACACGAATCTGAATGGCTTATGGGATGACGCGGCAAATGTATTCTTTACACTTAATGATGCCCAGAATCTGATCAACCCCAGCACAAACCTCGTGAATGCAGATCAGCGAAGCAAGATGGCTCGAGATGTGATTGCGGCTCAGCTCAATCTGCAAAATGGTGCAACCGCAGACAGCGGAGTGAAAGATCTCATTACTGGAGCGGCTCTATGGCTGACGGCAGGTGAACCATATAACAGCTTTACGGGTAAGAACAGCAGCTTGACAGGGGATGTTGATACTCTGATTCAGGCAGGAGAACCAGCAGCAGGTGGCTGGGCAGACACCAAATACACAAATCAAGGTGTCTTTAATGGCTTTGCAGGCTCAGCAGTTACGGCCAAAATGGCTGCCTGGCAGCAAGAAAAATCATATGAGGATTGCTCTCTCTCAGCTTCTGAAATCCACGAAACACTTGATGACTTCAATAACTGTCTTATCACTACTGGTATCGACGTATCCACGCAACAGCCCCTAGTGATGGCTCTAGCCGGTGACGGCAATGATGGAAATTACCAGGATGATCGCGCAATCGGCACTGGAAGCATGACCATCTTCACTGATTTCATGACTGTTGCTAATCTCGTTTGA
- a CDS encoding serine protease, with protein MGLDRASCPLPLRPIPLRVARLPDGQPIARAGFSEGDRLTLVPACWILYRDPADRFWFTDCDTLAGDSGSPVLAGEGNGITVVGVSSGLLKDDRGRPGSVVVPARMIWTRIQKLRVPGSNQRLLTRLADQKMANVDKLPA; from the coding sequence TTGGGCCTTGATCGTGCTTCGTGCCCCCTCCCCCTGCGGCCCATCCCCCTGCGGGTTGCCCGTCTCCCCGACGGCCAACCGATCGCTCGTGCGGGATTCAGCGAAGGCGATCGCCTCACGCTGGTGCCTGCCTGCTGGATCCTTTACCGCGATCCAGCTGATCGCTTCTGGTTCACTGACTGCGATACCCTCGCAGGCGATTCCGGCTCACCGGTGCTCGCTGGAGAAGGGAATGGCATCACCGTGGTGGGCGTCAGCTCCGGTCTCCTCAAGGACGACCGGGGCAGACCTGGCAGCGTGGTGGTGCCAGCCCGCATGATTTGGACTCGAATCCAAAAGTTGAGGGTTCCAGGATCGAACCAGAGGCTCTTGACCAGGCTGGCCGATCAGAAGATGGCCAATGTGGACAAGCTACCGGCATAA
- a CDS encoding bluetail domain-containing putative surface protein, with amino-acid sequence MARHIEHLPLALPWIFEQANRRERQSDHVISTPKALQSQTEVDDEVENQTYERDGKQASQQGLNSQDPQVASTVLSAAAHSGAHQWVTEKQSQEQSYDHSEGDHDSRHQTDSPQKICIELAPEALLGLDSTQGVVSSTPLLDLGFTFRLNSHPGASKIIYLDFNGHTTSGTSWNNSTMGSSFYSPAYDTNGDPTRFSDSELISIQQIWQRVANDFSPFDVNVTLQEPPADWLARSGSSDESWGVRAVISSYGPSSSTAAGIAFVGSFNSSTDTPVFIYNKTLIGVSETISHEVGHALGLSHDGTASTTYYTGHGGTGETSWAPIMGGSYNRNVTTWDDGTYTGSNNTGSTANYGKGDGDLAVIVGGNGFSYRPDLVGNSALAAAPLSIVGETVGQFGTIETRYDLDYYSFEILDFGNLDLSFSPYWYRAYVDEDGVWGGSYTAYLGNTSDVRSTTPYPDNAASLDLEVQLYDSNSNLLYTSNDPGLATSMSLQGLSTGTYFLKLDGVGFGDPSASMPTGYTDYASIGDFWISGTITSAPDVTTSPVITLSLSPILVNEDGSANIVYTFTRSQASAQSLSVNFTVTGTATNASDYIGLKAGSSQSVTFAANASTATVVIDPTADSIVEPDETVSLLLAPGTGYSIGTTNAVTGTISNDDSVAAPLVFTTQADILTGTSGTDSFTLNRLSDAFWSVTPDRITNLQAGVDTIDSPFTRSSAINPRQLGMVKTLDVAGIGALLTSKTFAKNGASTFTFGDGGNLRTFLALNDGRAGFNASSDSVIEITGYAGSLSTLAIF; translated from the coding sequence ATGGCCCGCCACATTGAACATCTGCCCCTTGCATTGCCCTGGATCTTTGAACAAGCAAACAGACGTGAACGCCAGAGTGACCACGTCATCAGCACACCGAAAGCCCTCCAAAGCCAAACAGAGGTGGACGATGAGGTAGAAAATCAGACTTATGAGCGCGATGGCAAACAGGCGAGCCAGCAGGGTCTGAACAGCCAGGATCCTCAAGTCGCTAGCACAGTCCTGTCCGCAGCCGCTCACTCTGGTGCACACCAGTGGGTGACTGAGAAGCAATCACAGGAACAATCGTACGACCATTCAGAGGGGGATCATGACTCCCGGCATCAAACGGATTCCCCCCAGAAGATCTGCATTGAACTCGCTCCCGAGGCGTTGCTGGGTCTGGATTCCACTCAGGGAGTGGTGTCATCGACTCCACTTCTGGATCTAGGCTTCACATTCAGGCTGAACTCCCATCCAGGTGCCTCGAAGATTATCTATCTTGACTTCAATGGCCATACCACAAGCGGCACATCATGGAACAATTCCACGATGGGGAGTTCTTTCTACTCTCCTGCCTACGACACGAATGGCGACCCCACTCGTTTCAGTGATAGTGAACTCATCTCTATCCAGCAGATCTGGCAACGGGTGGCAAACGATTTTTCCCCGTTTGATGTCAATGTGACATTGCAGGAGCCGCCTGCTGATTGGCTGGCGCGGTCAGGAAGCAGTGATGAAAGCTGGGGAGTACGGGCGGTGATTAGCAGTTACGGACCTTCTTCTTCGACGGCGGCTGGAATTGCATTTGTCGGAAGTTTCAACTCGAGCACAGACACTCCTGTGTTTATCTACAACAAAACGCTCATCGGAGTCAGTGAGACAATCAGCCACGAAGTGGGCCATGCGTTAGGGCTGTCACACGATGGGACCGCCAGTACCACCTACTACACAGGGCATGGCGGCACAGGCGAGACCAGCTGGGCCCCGATCATGGGAGGGAGCTACAATCGTAACGTCACCACCTGGGACGATGGAACTTATACGGGCAGTAACAATACTGGTAGCACCGCTAATTACGGCAAAGGTGATGGTGATCTGGCCGTAATCGTTGGCGGTAACGGATTCTCTTATCGGCCTGATCTGGTGGGCAATAGCGCCTTGGCTGCCGCTCCGCTGTCAATCGTGGGAGAAACAGTCGGCCAGTTCGGCACCATTGAAACCCGTTATGATCTCGACTACTATTCCTTTGAAATTCTCGACTTCGGCAATCTAGACCTCAGCTTTAGTCCATACTGGTATCGAGCCTATGTGGATGAAGATGGCGTCTGGGGAGGAAGTTATACTGCCTATCTCGGTAATACAAGTGATGTTCGCTCCACCACTCCATATCCCGACAATGCAGCCAGCCTTGATCTCGAGGTGCAGCTCTATGACAGTAATAGCAACCTTCTCTACACCTCCAATGACCCCGGACTGGCTACATCAATGTCTCTGCAGGGGCTCTCAACGGGCACCTACTTCCTGAAGCTGGACGGTGTGGGCTTTGGGGACCCATCAGCCAGTATGCCGACTGGCTATACCGACTACGCCAGCATTGGTGATTTTTGGATCAGTGGCACGATTACATCGGCGCCGGATGTCACAACAAGCCCCGTGATCACACTGAGCCTCTCTCCCATCCTTGTAAATGAGGATGGCAGCGCAAATATAGTTTATACGTTCACCCGATCGCAGGCCAGCGCCCAGTCGCTGAGCGTTAACTTCACGGTAACGGGAACCGCCACCAATGCCAGCGACTACATCGGTTTAAAGGCAGGTAGCAGCCAGAGTGTGACTTTTGCTGCGAATGCATCCACAGCCACTGTTGTGATCGATCCCACGGCTGACAGCATTGTGGAACCTGATGAAACCGTGAGCTTGCTGCTTGCTCCTGGCACGGGCTACAGCATCGGAACCACCAACGCCGTAACCGGCACGATCAGCAACGACGATTCCGTTGCTGCTCCACTGGTCTTCACCACTCAGGCTGACATCCTCACCGGCACAAGCGGCACCGATAGCTTCACTTTGAACCGTCTCAGTGATGCCTTTTGGAGCGTTACGCCTGATCGAATCACCAACCTTCAGGCCGGTGTCGATACGATTGACAGTCCCTTCACTCGAAGCTCCGCCATCAATCCCAGACAGCTCGGGATGGTGAAGACCCTAGATGTTGCCGGTATTGGAGCCTTGCTGACCAGCAAGACCTTCGCCAAGAATGGAGCTTCCACGTTTACTTTTGGAGATGGCGGCAACCTGCGCACCTTCCTGGCGCTCAATGACGGCAGAGCAGGGTTCAATGCGAGCAGCGACAGCGTGATCGAGATCACCGGTTATGCCGGTAGCTTGTCCACATTGGCCATCTTCTGA